A single region of the Glycine max cultivar Williams 82 chromosome 20, Glycine_max_v4.0, whole genome shotgun sequence genome encodes:
- the LOC100794297 gene encoding receptor-like protein 19 — MWGPLTNGLETLSELVFLDLSMNHFSGPIPAQLFSFPTLSNIFLQRNNFSGGLGLELESGSSGPGLRPKPGSIVDLSHNALSGELSTVFDGVESLFLNNNKFVGSVPEVYVKSVCRGSTRTLYLQHNYLTGIPMREGTLVPDTASLCLSYNCMVLPPTVMMTCPVSAGGMSARPEAQCSVFNHLG, encoded by the coding sequence ATGTGGGGCCCTCTCACCAACGGGTTAGAAACCCTCTCAGAGTTGGTCTTCCTGGACCTTAGTATGAATCATTTCAGCGGGCCCATCCCGGCCCAACTATTCTCTTTTCCCACGCTCTCCAACATATTCCTCCAACGGAACAATTTCTCTGGTGGGCTTGGACTTGAGCTTGAATCCGGATCATCTGGACCTGGACTCAGACCCAAGCCCGGATCGATAGTCGATCTGAGCCATAACGCTCTGAGCGGAGAGCTCTCCACCGTGTTTGATGGCGTGGAGAGCCTGTTCTTGAATAATAACAAGTTTGTTGGGAGCGTGCCGGAGGTGTACGTTAAGAGCGTGTGCCGCGGCAGCACCAGAACGTTGTACCTTCAGCACAACTACCTCACGGGGATTCCGATGCGGGAGGGAACGCTGGTCCCCGATACGGCGTCGTTGTGCTTGTCCTACAACTGCATGGTGCTGCCGCCGACGGTGATGATGACGTGTCCAGTCAGCGCTGGCGGGATGTCGGCGAGACCGGAGGCACAGTGCTCCGTGTTTAACCATCTAGGTTAA
- the LOC100794813 gene encoding piRNA biogenesis protein EXD1 isoform X1 translates to MQLAFSDAVYLVDAIEGGEELSIACKLALESNYITKVIHDCKRDSEALYFQFGIKLNNVVDTQVSFLVTRLQLSLFFLSQSYNVPLSWQNELFSLPK, encoded by the exons ATGCAG CTTGCATTTTCGGATGCTGTGTACTTGGTTGATGCGATTGAAGGGGGAGAGGAGCTTAGCATAGCGTGTAAGCTTGCACTTGAGTCTAATTACATCACAAAAGTGATTCATGATTGCAAACGGGACAGTGAG GCATTATACTTTCAGTTTGGCATCAAGTTGAACAACGTAGTGGATACCCAGGTGAGCTTTCTTGTTACTAGGCTGCAGCTTTCCCTGTTTTTTCTTTCCCAATCTTATAATGTCCCGTTAAGTTGGCAGAATGAATTGTTTTCACTTCCAAAATAG